In Primulina huaijiensis isolate GDHJ02 chromosome 6, ASM1229523v2, whole genome shotgun sequence, a single window of DNA contains:
- the LOC140979642 gene encoding uncharacterized protein, protein MSSHARGILTPGASRKRKERELSESQKPLVRQTAVSGSTTATTPSRAAAPLSCNRLLAGFLAYEFLSKGTVLGQKFDPARLEAMPVDANNKKVESRSKPSGKLEPTTYAEVANLLKSDGAHLPGVVNPTQLARWIQM, encoded by the coding sequence ATGAGCTCGCACGCGCGAGGGATACTGACGCCTGGCGCGTCCCGAAAGCGGAAGGAGAGGGAACTATCTGAGTCACAGAAACCGTTAGTCAGACAAACGGCCGTTAGTGGGTCAACTACTGCGACGACGCCGTCTAGGGCAGCCGCGCCGCTTTCCTGTAACCGGCTTCTAGCCGGCTTCTTGGCTTACGAATTTTTAAGCAAGGGAACGGTGTTGGGACAGAAGTTCGATCCGGCTCGATTGGAGGCTATGCCAGTCGACGCAAACAATAAGAAAGTGGAGAGCCGCAGCAAGCCTAGTGGGAAATTGGAGCCGACTACCTACGCAGAGGTGGCGAACCTGTTGAAGAGCGATGGAGCCCACCTTCCGGGTGTGGTGAACCCCACACAGTTAGCACGTTGGATTCAGATGTAG
- the LOC140978664 gene encoding KIN14B-interacting protein At4g14310 — MSASSSVRRMKERGTGGAKITPGSGISVSTGKENSRPTSRIRAATQKPNIRPMARIDKSALAPPVEESRAEPRLRRSTSSVPRGRSCSPSEFTRALSDLRKNSSRVSLGPHQVKGNRSNFRGLSEKSDPEKSVSKDLDKNGEIVEGLEQNSRENGKFKVMVLNNGGDEEKIGNLSSISVKRSELDNFIEKSSVEKTMLKSSGVEVEHGSGLRDSKTANKVSNFPGVSRENSLSKHPSKLREKLAFLEGKVKRIASDIKRTKEMLDMNNPESTKMMLSDIQVKISGIERAMVHAVRNDGDAKTGSAKKNEIECMKDKKELVDVKNSVKGLNVEELEARLFPHHKLIRDRTFSRITSEGSEAHMTNVGESKGVLNLEEKISSLDGNPIALEFLASLSKKEMLASTESSEVQEMEDSTISVVATSSINIFNDKVTIDAMLMADEKLDDFDDQGGAPAMTFKEEIEDSCTFKLNEIGNKTSTGGWFVSEGESVLLAHDDGSCSFYDITNCEGKAEYKPPAGISSNMWQDCWLIRAPSADGCSGRYVVAASAGNSVGSGFCSWDFYSKVVRAFHFDEDSTNTRAALAPLSNNTMYRRNNLSMYTATENRQWWYKPCGPLIISTASGQRMVQIYDIRDGDQVMKWELQKPVLAMDYASPLQWKNREKVVIAEADSVSLFDVSSLSPQALLSVSSSGRKISALHVNNTDAELGGGVRQRISSSEAEGNDGVFCTPDSINVLDFRHPSGIGLKIPKVGVDVQSSFSCGDSVYIGCTNLRSMAKSQSTSQIQRFSLRKPNLFSTYTLPESNAHSHFSALTQVWGNSSSVMGVCGLGLFIFESLKDDGSQYLSMNYNNVQNAKEIIGPDDMYSPSFDYLASRILLVSRDRPAKWRYLS; from the exons ATGTCTGCGTCATCATCAGTTCGCCGGATGAAAGAACGCGGTACTGGTGGGGCAAAAATCACTCCAGGTTCTGGGATTTCTGTTTCCACAGGGAAGGAGAACTCCAGGCCTACATCCCGTATCCGGGCAGCAACTCAGAAACCCAACATCAGGCCTATGGCTCGGATTGATAAGTCCGCTCTAGCGCCGCCGGTGGAGGAATCACGCGCTGAGCCGCGTTTGAGGCGGTCGACTTCATCGGTTCCCCGAGGTAGGAGCTGTAGTCCCTCTGAGTTTACTAGAGCTTTATCTGATTTGAGAAAAAACTCTAGTAGGGTTTCCCTGGGCCCACATCAGGTGAAAGGTAATCGTTCCAATTTTAGGGGTTTGAGTGAAAAATCTGATCCTGAGAAAAGTGTTTCGAAAGATCTTGAtaaaaatggagaaattgttgAAGGGTTGGAACAGAATTCTCGAGAAAATGGGAAATTTAAGGTTATGGTTCTGAATAATGGTGGTGATGAGGAAAAAATAGGAAATTTGAGCTCAATTTCAGTTAAAAGATCAGAACTTGATAATTTTATTGAAAAGTCTAGTGTTGAAAAAACAATGTTGAAATCTTCTGGTGTTGAAGTTGAACATGGGTCTGGTTTGAGAGACTCTAAAACGGCTAATAAAGTAAGTAATTTTCCTGGGGTATCAAGAGAGAATAGTCTGAGTAAGCATCCCAGCAAGCTTCGTGAAAAGCTTGCGTTTTTGGAAGGGAAAGTGAAGAGAATAGCATCAGATATAAAGCGGACTAAAGAGATGTTGGACATGAATAATCCAGAGTCGACTAAGATGATGTTATCTGATATTCAAGTAAAGATTTCAGGGATTGAGAGGGCTATGGTTCATGCTGTCCGTAATGATGGAGATGCCAAGACAGGGTCagccaaaaaaaatgaaattgagTGTATGAAAGATAAGAAGGAATTGGTGGATGTGAAAAACTCGGTGAAGGggttgaatgttgaagaattgGAAGCTCGATTATTCCCTCATCATAAGTTGATAAGAGATAGAACGTTTTCAAGGATAACATCTGAAGGTTCTGAGGCCCATATGACAAATGTCGGGGAATCCAAGGGTGTACTAAATTTGGAGGAGAAAATAAGCTCTTTAGATGGCAATCCCATTGCTTTGGAATTCTTGGCTTCTTTGAGTAAGAAGGAAATGTTGGCTAGTACAGAGTCAAGTGAAGTTCAAGAAATGGAGGATTCCACAATTTCTGTAGTGGCAACTTCttccattaatatttttaatgataaagTTACCATAGATGCTATGCTGATGGCTGATGAAAAGCTAGATGATTTTGATGACCAAGGGGGAGCTCCAGCCATGACATTTAAGGAGGAGATAGAAGACAGCTGTACATTTAAGTTGAATGAAATTGGTAACAAGACCTCAACTGGAGGATGGTTTGTGTCAGAAGGAGAGTCTGTTCTTCTCGCTCATGATGATGGTTCTTGTTCATTCTATGATATAACAAACTGTGAG GGGAAGGCAGAGTACAAACCTCCCGCTGGAATCTCATCAAACATGTGGCAAGATTGTTGGCTAATCCGTGCCCCAAGCGCAGATGGGTGCTCTGGGAGATACGTTGTGGCCGCATCTGCTGGAAATTCTGTGGGTTCGGGTTTCTGCTCATGGGATTTTTACTCAAAAGTTGTACGAGCATTTCACTTTGATGAAGACTCCACTAATACAAGAGCAGCCCTCGCTCCCTTGTCAAACAACACTATGTATAGAAGAAACAATTTGTCAATGTATACTGCTACTGAAAATCGACAATGGTGGTATAAACCTTGTGGACCTCTTATCATATCAACAGCTAGTGGTCAAAGGATGGTGCAAATTTACGACATACGTGATGGAGATCAAGTAATGAAATGGGAGTTGCAGAAGCCTGTGTTGGCCATGGATTATGCAAGCCCTTTACAATGGAAAAATCGAGAAAAAGTGGTAATAGCAGAGGCAGACTCTGTTTCTCTATTTGATGTGAGCTCTCTCAGTCCACAGGCATTACTCTCAGTTTCATCATCTGGTCGAAAGATTTCTGCTCTCCATGTGAACAACACTGATGCAGAATTAGGCGGAGGAGTTAGGCAGAG AATTAGTTCATCAGAAGCAGAGGGAAATGATGGGGTATTCTGCACTCCTGATTCCATTAATGTTCTTGATTTTCGCCACCCATCTGGTATAGGTCTCAAAATTCCAAAAGTTGGTGTGGATGTTCAGTCATCTTTTTCTTGTGGCGATTCGGTATACATTGGATGCACTAATTTAAGATCAATGGCTAAAAGCCAATCAACCTCCCAAATCCAACGCTTTTCATTACGGAAGCCGAATCTTTTCAGCACCTACACATTGCCAGAATCAAATGCTCACTCCCATTTCTCAGCATTGACACAAGTGTGGGGGAATTCAAGTTCCGTTATGGGGGTGTGTGGGCTCGGATTATTTATTTTCGAATCCTTAAAGGACGATGGTTCTCAGTACCTCTCAATGAATTATAATAACGTACAGAACGCAAAAGAAATTATTGGACCAGATGACATGTATTCTCCTTCGTTTGATTACTTAGCTTCAAGAATTCTTCTGGTATCGAGAGATCGTCCCGCCAAATGGAGGTATTTATCATAG
- the LOC140979239 gene encoding uncharacterized protein — protein sequence MVRGFLYMLCFPVLVATLVVARDIANDDEKFLIGKGVGFGGWVGKGGGLGGGVGKGVGFGGGGAGAGLGGGAGGGLGNVWGKGGGQGKGVGFGGGIHKSAGVVGGGFGKGGVDGGIWKGGVGGGFGKGFGKGVGGGIGKGGVIGGGFGKGGAVGGGFGKGGEFGGGFGKGLGVGGGFGGGVGGGGGVVGHH from the coding sequence ATGGTGCGTGGTTTTTTATATATGCTTTGTTTTCCTGTTCTTGTGGCGACTTTGGTGGTAGCTAGAGATATTGCAAATGACGATGAGAAGTTTCTGATCGGAAAGGGTGTTGGATTTGGTGGTTGGGTGGGGAAGGGCGGTGGGTTGGGTGGCGGAGTTGGAAAGGGTGTCGGGTTCGGTGGCGGTGGGGCTGGTGCAGGCCTTGGTGGCGGAGCAGGTGGAGGTTTGGGTAATGTATGGGGTAAAGGCGGAGGACAAGGCAAGGGTGTTGGATTCGGCGGTGGCATTCATAAAAGCGCCGGCGTAGTTGGCGGAGGATTTGGTAAGGGCGGCGTTGATGGAGGTATTTGGAAAGGAGGCGTTGGTGGAGGTTTTGGGAAAGGATTTGGTAAGGGTGTTGGAGGAGGTATTGGGAAAGGAGGTGTCATCGGCGGAGGTTTCGGCAAAGGTGGCGCAGTTGGCGGTGGGTTTGGGAAGGGTGGAGAGTTTGGCGGTGGGTTTGGGAAAGGTTTGGGAGTGGGCGGAGGGTTTGGTGGTGGCGTCGGCGGAGGTGGTGGTGTAGTTGGGCATCATTGA
- the LOC140978528 gene encoding cyanate hydratase-like — METQVSMVAALQAVKRNSGKTYGQIAEETGLTNVYVAQLLRRQAQLKLDTAPLLRAALPDLSENHLHEMMQTPLRLYDPRLIQVPTIYRLNEAVMHFGESIKEIISEEFGDGIMSAIDFFCSVDKIKGVDGKDRVVVTFDGKYLPHTEHLTEHMVSRIRKIENQDHESKKG; from the exons ATGGAAACCCAAGTCAGCATGGTGGCGGCACTCCAAGCGGTGAAGAGGAACTCGGGCAAGACTTACGGGCAAATAGCCGAGGAGACTGGCCTGACTAACGTCTACGTGGCTCAGCTCCTGCGGCGCCAAGCCCAACTGAAGCTGGACACCGCGCCTTTACTCCGGGCTGCCCTACCCGACCTATCTGAGAATCACCTTCATGAGATGATGCAAACTCCCCTCCGATTATATGATCCAAGATTAATTCAAGTACCCACTATTTATAG GTTAAACGAAGCTGTTATGCATTTTGGGGAGAGCATTAAGGAGATAATAAGTGAGGAATTTGGTGATGGCAT CATGTCGGCAATTGATTTCTTCTGTTCAGTCGACAAAATCAAAGGTGTGGATGGGAAGGATCGTGTTGTCGTGACATTTGACGGGAAATATTTGCCTCACACTGAGCAT CTTACTGAGCATATGGTATCGAGAATAAGAAAGATAGAAAATCAAGATCATGAATCTAAGAAAGG GTGA